The following proteins are co-located in the Oligoflexia bacterium genome:
- a CDS encoding XRE family transcriptional regulator produces the protein MSRRVYRYPNAKKLKEMERKLKNAEGTLMVGPSSSPVEKFRWDLCQNLVRYMSEKDLSQVEFADLLEIDQARVSEIVNHRIDKVSTDKLIIYNEKINPKVAFKIAR, from the coding sequence ATGAGTCGAAGAGTTTATCGTTACCCTAATGCGAAGAAATTAAAAGAGATGGAGCGAAAGCTTAAAAATGCTGAAGGCACTTTGATGGTAGGGCCTAGCTCATCTCCGGTTGAAAAATTTCGTTGGGATCTCTGCCAAAACCTTGTGCGCTATATGTCTGAGAAAGATTTATCTCAGGTTGAATTTGCGGATTTACTAGAAATTGATCAAGCGCGTGTCAGCGAGATCGTTAACCACCGAATTGACAAGGTCTCTACTGATAAGCTCATTATTTACAATGAGAAGATCAATCCAAAGGTAGCGTTTAAGATCGCACGGTAA
- the scpB gene encoding SMC-Scp complex subunit ScpB, with protein MAKKTNNEITEILDAAETARAMEAELGEATKEGAIEALEAVTDGDTEELPVLPNELEDTQAKSVIESLLFAASNPLSVANLRGTFHGTNINSQKIRELLALLQVDYAGGDRGICLEEVAGGYQLRTKVDNAGWMRKMVKARPFKLSGPALEVLSIIAYKQPVVKSEVDQIRGVESGHLVRALMEKNIVRFVGKSELPGKPMLYGTTKDFLELFGLRNIRELPTLSEIDELIPEGIGELEDLTEKETLGDLTDKMALSIGKSYSESESELLTITTELSTISTSSEFFEQEKKREKERKENERAQDLRERQIIGETLLDSDARWLAKFDARLEAAAKAAIAAEAEVAVVVADVVVEEEDALTAFKNYAGVAAFDKPAAATTTESTASEAASIFEEYLPSEADPEKNIDN; from the coding sequence ATGGCTAAAAAAACAAATAACGAAATTACAGAAATTCTTGACGCTGCAGAAACAGCTCGAGCAATGGAAGCTGAATTAGGCGAAGCCACAAAAGAAGGTGCCATTGAGGCACTTGAAGCTGTGACAGATGGTGATACTGAAGAATTACCTGTTCTTCCTAATGAACTTGAAGATACACAAGCCAAATCAGTTATTGAAAGCTTGTTGTTTGCAGCTTCTAACCCATTAAGTGTTGCAAATTTACGAGGAACTTTTCATGGTACAAATATTAATTCTCAAAAAATTCGCGAGCTTTTAGCATTACTTCAAGTTGATTACGCCGGTGGTGATCGAGGCATTTGTCTTGAAGAAGTAGCGGGTGGTTATCAATTACGCACAAAGGTTGATAATGCTGGTTGGATGCGAAAAATGGTCAAAGCAAGGCCCTTTAAACTTTCGGGTCCTGCACTTGAAGTATTAAGTATCATTGCTTACAAACAACCTGTTGTGAAGTCAGAAGTTGATCAAATTCGAGGCGTTGAATCAGGTCATCTCGTGCGCGCACTCATGGAAAAAAACATTGTACGCTTTGTTGGGAAATCTGAACTTCCTGGTAAACCCATGCTCTATGGAACCACAAAAGACTTTTTAGAACTCTTTGGACTTCGCAATATTCGAGAGCTTCCAACTTTGAGTGAAATTGATGAACTCATCCCTGAGGGTATTGGAGAACTTGAAGACTTAACTGAAAAAGAAACACTTGGTGATTTGACTGATAAAATGGCTCTGTCTATTGGCAAGAGTTATTCTGAAAGTGAGAGTGAGCTTCTCACCATCACAACAGAGCTCTCAACGATTTCAACGAGCTCGGAATTTTTTGAACAAGAAAAAAAGCGCGAAAAAGAACGAAAAGAAAATGAGCGAGCACAAGATTTACGCGAACGACAAATCATAGGTGAAACACTTCTTGATTCAGATGCAAGGTGGCTTGCAAAATTTGATGCTCGATTAGAAGCAGCAGCAAAAGCAGCCATCGCCGCAGAGGCAGAAGTGGCGGTAGTTGTCGCCGATGTGGTAGTAGAAGAAGAAGACGCACTCACTGCATTTAAAAATTATGCAGGAGTTGCAGCTTTTGATAAGCCAGCTGCTGCTACTACGACAGAAAGCACTGCAAGTGAAGCAGCCTCTATTTTTGAAGAGTATCTGCCTTCTGAAGCTGATCCAGAAAAAAACATAGACAACTAA
- a CDS encoding segregation/condensation protein A yields the protein MSLQVQIGTFEGPLSLLLFLIKKNEVDICDIPIHEITKQYLEYIQIMKELNLEVAGEFVAMAATLIYIKSRMLVPQYNEQGEEIIDDPRKELVQKLLEYQKYKEAGKLLYKRPLLNRDLWVRGSKDPMPTVESEIILDERGLFALIAAFRQLMKEAVKTTHEVYGRGMSISARLIEIKHRFIVGERIELRSLLSETFTKKELLITFLSVLELCRMSFTRVYQTEAFSSIYIETIKVVSSDVVNRVQEFDSTNAAQTADQLMFKAEEDLRLESLSEEASSHIQEEMLDNDAEVKAVEAGELI from the coding sequence ATGAGTCTTCAGGTTCAAATTGGAACATTCGAAGGCCCTTTGTCTTTATTGTTGTTCCTCATTAAAAAAAATGAAGTAGATATTTGCGATATTCCAATTCATGAAATCACTAAGCAATATCTTGAATACATCCAGATCATGAAAGAGCTTAATCTTGAAGTGGCCGGTGAGTTTGTGGCCATGGCTGCAACACTGATTTACATCAAGAGTCGAATGCTTGTTCCTCAATACAATGAACAAGGTGAAGAAATCATAGATGATCCTCGAAAAGAGCTTGTTCAAAAATTACTTGAATATCAAAAGTATAAAGAAGCCGGAAAATTACTCTATAAACGTCCGCTGTTGAATCGTGATCTTTGGGTTCGTGGTTCAAAAGACCCCATGCCAACAGTTGAAAGCGAAATAATTTTAGATGAACGAGGCCTTTTTGCTCTGATTGCTGCTTTTAGGCAACTCATGAAAGAAGCCGTTAAGACGACCCACGAAGTATATGGTCGCGGCATGAGCATAAGTGCACGTCTTATCGAAATTAAACATCGGTTTATAGTTGGTGAGCGCATTGAGCTTCGAAGTTTATTAAGTGAAACATTTACGAAAAAAGAATTGCTCATAACTTTTTTAAGTGTTTTAGAACTCTGCCGCATGAGTTTTACCCGTGTTTACCAAACAGAGGCGTTTTCATCCATTTACATTGAAACCATTAAAGTTGTGAGCAGTGATGTTGTTAATCGCGTTCAAGAATTTGATTCTACAAATGCAGCACAAACTGCCGATCAATTAATGTTTAAAGCAGAAGAAGACTTAAGACTTGAAAGCTTGAGTGAAGAAGCGAGCTCTCATATTCAAGAAGAGATGCTTGATAACGATGCTGAAGTAAAAGCTGTAGAAGCAGGGGAGCTTATCTAA
- the trpS gene encoding tryptophan--tRNA ligase yields the protein MSYLNKPRVMSGMRTTQSLHIGNYFGALRNWVELQKDYQCFYGAMNWHALTDGFKDPQVFKKFNREIITDWLAFGIDPNKSVIFVQSEMAPELLELHMLFCMVTPMGWLERVTTWKDAAEELKQKDAYNLGRFMYPVLQTADIAIFKGAKVPVGQDQVPHLELSREIVRRFNNMYKIKLPEPEALLTSTPAVPGLDGRKMSKSYGNVIALLDEPENIIKILKPMPTDPARVKRTDPGNPEICAVYGLHKLFSSDKTKSDVSSGCRTAGIGCIDCKMALGGHINEFMKEPLAKRKELLNNPSHVDEIIGDGNQKAKREGQNTLSEIKSQLGWK from the coding sequence ATGTCTTACTTAAATAAGCCACGTGTCATGAGTGGGATGCGAACAACGCAAAGTTTGCATATCGGTAATTACTTCGGCGCACTTCGTAATTGGGTCGAACTTCAAAAAGATTATCAGTGCTTTTATGGTGCAATGAATTGGCATGCACTGACTGATGGTTTTAAAGATCCTCAAGTTTTTAAAAAATTCAATCGTGAGATTATTACCGATTGGCTTGCTTTTGGAATTGATCCTAATAAATCGGTTATCTTTGTTCAAAGTGAGATGGCTCCAGAACTATTAGAGCTTCATATGCTCTTTTGCATGGTCACACCCATGGGATGGCTTGAGCGAGTCACTACCTGGAAAGATGCTGCTGAAGAATTAAAGCAAAAAGATGCCTATAATTTAGGCCGTTTTATGTATCCAGTGCTTCAAACAGCTGACATTGCCATATTTAAGGGTGCAAAAGTACCTGTAGGGCAAGATCAGGTTCCTCATCTTGAGTTATCTCGTGAAATTGTGCGCCGGTTTAATAATATGTATAAAATCAAGCTCCCCGAGCCAGAAGCGCTTTTAACGTCGACACCTGCGGTTCCAGGGCTTGATGGGCGTAAAATGAGTAAGTCTTACGGCAATGTTATTGCTCTGTTAGATGAACCTGAGAATATTATAAAAATCCTAAAACCTATGCCTACGGATCCTGCCCGAGTTAAACGCACTGACCCAGGAAACCCCGAAATTTGTGCCGTGTACGGGCTTCATAAGCTTTTTAGTTCTGATAAAACCAAGTCAGATGTCAGTTCGGGCTGTCGCACCGCGGGAATCGGCTGCATTGATTGCAAAATGGCGCTTGGTGGCCATATCAATGAATTCATGAAAGAACCTCTGGCAAAGCGAAAAGAACTCTTGAATAATCCGTCCCACGTTGATGAAATCATTGGCGATGGTAATCAAAAGGCTAAGCGTGAAGGACAAAACACATTGAGCGAAATTAAAAGCCAATTGGGGTGGAAATGA
- a CDS encoding site-2 protease family protein encodes MFLIPFLLALCFHEYAHGWVANKLGDPTARMLGRLTLNPVAHADMLGTIILPILAITTGAPFFGWAKPVPVNADNLKNPKVGMFWVALAGPGSNILLAIIAAFTFGITVRFFETATFAKAIIEFSKTFVLINLSLAFFNLLPIHPLDGGKIFAIFLPDRVNQKLEEHQTTFSILLLLLFMTGGLATVIYTPVVQTAQFMLRGSLSVFGAL; translated from the coding sequence ATGTTTTTAATCCCATTTCTCCTAGCACTTTGTTTTCATGAATACGCGCATGGTTGGGTTGCAAATAAATTAGGCGACCCCACAGCTCGCATGCTGGGCAGACTTACACTTAATCCAGTTGCTCATGCCGATATGCTAGGCACTATTATTTTACCAATACTCGCTATCACAACCGGAGCTCCCTTTTTTGGTTGGGCAAAGCCAGTACCTGTTAATGCCGATAATCTTAAAAACCCTAAAGTAGGAATGTTTTGGGTGGCCCTTGCAGGGCCTGGTTCAAATATTCTTCTAGCGATTATCGCGGCATTTACATTTGGTATTACAGTTAGATTTTTTGAGACTGCTACTTTCGCTAAAGCCATCATTGAATTTTCAAAAACATTTGTATTAATAAATTTGTCTTTAGCATTTTTTAATTTACTCCCGATTCACCCCCTAGATGGTGGTAAAATATTTGCGATCTTTTTACCTGATCGTGTGAACCAAAAACTAGAAGAGCATCAAACAACTTTTAGTATTTTATTACTTTTATTATTTATGACCGGTGGTCTTGCCACTGTTATTTATACCCCAGTTGTTCAAACAGCTCAGTTCATGCTTCGCGGATCACTGAGTGTGTTTGGTGCGCTTTAG